A genomic segment from Bacillus cereus G9842 encodes:
- a CDS encoding potassium channel family protein: protein MGEKEKEFAVIGLGRFGGSICRELAQLGMEVMAIDSDEDKINEFANIASHAVIADSTDEMVLKSLGIRNFDHVVVAIGDNLNSSILTTLILKELGVKNITVKAQNDYHEKVLSKIGADHIVHPERDMGKRIANNIASSNVLDYLELSDEHSIVEIIANKKIDGHSLIELDIRAKFGLNIVAIKRGKEVIVSPRATENIQAGDILIVIGHDDEVDRFKHFLR, encoded by the coding sequence GTGGGTGAGAAAGAAAAAGAGTTTGCTGTCATTGGACTTGGTCGCTTTGGTGGAAGTATTTGCCGAGAACTAGCTCAATTAGGTATGGAAGTAATGGCAATCGATTCAGATGAGGATAAAATTAATGAATTTGCAAATATAGCTTCGCATGCTGTAATTGCAGATTCAACAGATGAGATGGTATTAAAAAGCCTTGGTATTCGAAATTTTGATCACGTAGTCGTTGCTATTGGAGATAATTTAAATTCAAGTATTTTAACTACTTTGATTTTGAAAGAATTGGGTGTAAAAAATATTACTGTAAAAGCTCAAAATGATTATCATGAAAAAGTGTTAAGTAAAATAGGTGCAGATCATATTGTGCATCCAGAACGTGATATGGGAAAAAGGATTGCTAATAATATTGCATCAAGCAATGTGTTAGACTACCTTGAGCTTTCAGATGAGCATAGTATTGTAGAGATTATTGCGAATAAAAAAATTGATGGGCACTCTTTAATTGAATTAGATATTCGTGCGAAGTTTGGATTGAATATTGTAGCAATTAAACGAGGTAAAGAAGTTATCGTATCCCCTCGGGCTACGGAGAATATTCAAGCAGGAGATATATTAATTGTCATTGGTCATGACGATGAAGTGGATCGATTTAAACACTTTTTAAGATAA
- a CDS encoding N-acetyldiaminopimelate deacetylase, whose product MTVSKFVQIRRDLHRIPEIGFKEWETQQYILDYIGTLSLEFVEVKTWKTGVIVKVNGKNPEKIIGYRADIDGLPITEETGYEFASIHEGMMHACGHDVHTTIGLGLLTKAVSERIDDDLVFLFQPAEEGPGGALPMLESEELKEWKPNIILGLHIAPEYAVGTIATKEGLLFANTSELYIDLKGKGGHAAYPHTANDMIVAASHLVTQLQSVISRNVNPLDSAVITIGKITGGTVQNIIAEKSRLEGTIRTLSVESMKRVKSRIEAIVAGIEASFQCEAIIDYGAMYHQVYNHEELTREFMQFVHKQTDMNVITCTEAMTGEDFGYMLREIPGFMFWLGVNSEYGLHHAKLKPDEEVIEKAITFLSQYVKWKGNRK is encoded by the coding sequence ATGACAGTAAGCAAATTTGTCCAAATTCGTAGAGATCTACATAGAATTCCAGAAATCGGATTTAAGGAATGGGAAACACAACAGTATATTTTAGATTATATAGGAACACTTTCTCTTGAATTTGTGGAAGTGAAGACATGGAAAACGGGTGTAATCGTTAAAGTAAATGGAAAAAATCCAGAAAAAATAATAGGTTATCGTGCAGATATAGATGGTCTGCCAATTACAGAGGAAACTGGATATGAGTTTGCTTCTATTCATGAAGGAATGATGCATGCATGTGGCCACGATGTACATACAACAATCGGTTTAGGCCTTCTAACGAAAGCTGTGAGCGAAAGAATAGATGATGACCTTGTATTTCTATTCCAGCCAGCAGAAGAAGGACCAGGCGGTGCTCTTCCTATGTTAGAAAGTGAAGAGTTAAAAGAATGGAAACCAAATATAATTCTTGGTCTTCATATTGCACCAGAATACGCTGTAGGGACAATTGCAACGAAAGAAGGACTGTTATTTGCTAATACTTCAGAATTATATATTGATTTAAAAGGGAAAGGTGGCCATGCTGCCTATCCGCATACTGCAAATGATATGATTGTCGCAGCGAGTCATCTTGTTACACAGCTTCAATCCGTTATTAGTCGCAATGTAAATCCTCTTGATAGTGCAGTAATTACAATCGGGAAAATTACAGGTGGTACGGTTCAAAATATTATTGCAGAAAAATCTCGTTTAGAAGGAACGATTCGAACATTATCAGTAGAATCAATGAAGCGTGTGAAAAGCAGAATTGAGGCAATTGTTGCAGGTATCGAAGCTTCTTTCCAGTGTGAGGCAATTATAGATTACGGAGCAATGTATCATCAAGTATATAACCATGAAGAGTTAACGAGAGAGTTTATGCAATTTGTACATAAACAAACAGATATGAATGTTATTACATGTACTGAGGCAATGACAGGTGAAGATTTTGGTTATATGCTTCGAGAAATCCCTGGATTTATGTTTTGGCTTGGAGTAAATTCAGAATATGGTTTACATCATGCGAAATTAAAGCCAGACGAAGAAGTGATTGAAAAGGCAATTACATTTTTAAGCCAATATGTAAAGTGGAAAGGGAATAGAAAATAA
- the dapD gene encoding 2,3,4,5-tetrahydropyridine-2,6-dicarboxylate N-acetyltransferase — MKMMDANEIISFIQKSEKKTPVKVYIKGDLKEVTFPETVQAFVNKKSGVLFGEWSEIKTILDENNKHIVDYVVENDRRNSAIPMLDLKGIKARIEPGAIIRDHVEIGDNAVIMMNATINIGAVIGEGSMIDMNAVLGGRATVGKNCHVGAGAVLAGVIEPPSAKPVIVEDDVVIGANVVVLEGVTVGKGAVVAAGAVVTEDVPPYTVVAGTPARVIKEIDEKTKAKTEIKQELRQLNPEK; from the coding sequence ATGAAAATGATGGACGCTAACGAAATTATTTCGTTTATTCAAAAAAGTGAAAAGAAAACTCCTGTAAAGGTATACATAAAAGGGGATTTAAAAGAAGTAACATTCCCTGAAACAGTACAAGCATTTGTGAATAAAAAATCAGGTGTATTATTCGGAGAATGGTCTGAAATTAAGACAATTCTTGATGAGAATAATAAGCACATCGTTGACTACGTTGTAGAAAACGATCGTCGTAATTCTGCAATCCCAATGCTTGATTTAAAAGGTATTAAAGCTCGCATCGAGCCCGGTGCTATTATTCGTGACCATGTTGAAATTGGTGACAACGCTGTAATTATGATGAATGCAACAATTAACATTGGTGCTGTAATTGGTGAAGGTTCTATGATCGACATGAACGCAGTACTTGGTGGACGTGCAACAGTCGGTAAAAACTGTCACGTAGGTGCAGGTGCTGTACTTGCAGGTGTTATTGAGCCACCTTCTGCAAAACCAGTTATCGTTGAAGATGATGTAGTAATCGGTGCAAACGTAGTTGTTTTAGAGGGTGTTACAGTAGGTAAAGGTGCAGTTGTAGCAGCGGGAGCTGTTGTAACAGAAGATGTGCCTCCATACACAGTTGTTGCAGGTACTCCAGCACGTGTAATTAAAGAAATTGATGAGAAGACAAAAGCAAAAACAGAAATTAAACAAGAGCTTCGTCAATTAAACCCAGAGAAATAA
- a CDS encoding LysR family transcriptional regulator — MEAKERGRKLQIDDFQMMVVLAQESNMRKAAERLFVSQPALSQRLQSMEKQWGMKFFIRSQKGLTITPEGEKVANYAKEMLQKEEDIKSELAVFRTETHGTLKIAVASVIGQYWLPPVLKKFVHKYPSVKISLFTGWSSEVQKQFYEGDVHVAILRGTQEYKGQKQKLFEDELYLVDKEIKDISMLKETNRPFIQFKSDSTYYGQIQNWWYGLFSNPPKRTIVVDQIETCKQLVLNGIGYALLPSTVLKEVQENMYKTPVQLTRETWLLTSDSARQLKQVQAFLEIIEEIQREK, encoded by the coding sequence ATGGAAGCTAAGGAAAGAGGGAGAAAGTTGCAAATTGATGATTTTCAAATGATGGTTGTGTTAGCTCAGGAATCAAATATGAGAAAAGCGGCGGAACGTTTATTTGTTTCCCAACCTGCGCTGAGTCAACGATTACAATCTATGGAGAAACAATGGGGAATGAAGTTTTTTATTCGCTCACAAAAAGGATTGACAATTACACCTGAAGGGGAAAAAGTTGCAAATTATGCCAAAGAAATGTTGCAAAAGGAAGAGGATATAAAAAGTGAGCTAGCTGTTTTTAGAACGGAAACTCATGGAACGTTAAAAATAGCTGTTGCATCAGTTATTGGTCAATATTGGCTTCCTCCTGTTTTGAAAAAGTTTGTGCATAAATATCCTTCTGTAAAGATATCGCTGTTTACTGGATGGAGTAGTGAAGTGCAAAAGCAGTTTTATGAAGGAGACGTTCATGTTGCTATACTGAGGGGAACACAAGAATATAAAGGTCAAAAGCAAAAATTATTTGAAGATGAACTGTATTTAGTTGATAAAGAAATAAAAGATATTTCGATGCTAAAAGAAACAAATAGGCCGTTCATTCAATTTAAAAGTGACTCGACTTATTATGGACAAATACAAAATTGGTGGTATGGTTTATTTTCTAATCCGCCTAAGCGAACGATTGTAGTTGACCAAATTGAAACATGCAAACAACTTGTTTTAAATGGTATAGGTTATGCCCTTTTACCTTCTACTGTTTTAAAGGAAGTACAGGAAAATATGTATAAAACACCTGTTCAATTGACGAGAGAAACATGGTTGTTAACAAGTGACTCAGCAAGGCAGTTGAAGCAAGTACAAGCATTTTTAGAAATTATAGAAGAAATTCAAAGGGAAAAATAA
- the cbpB gene encoding cyclic-di-AMP-binding protein CbpB encodes MISIPKDEFQQILVKDLMISSEKVAHVQIGNGLEHALLVLVKSGYSAIPVLDPMYKLHGLISTAMILDGMLGLERIEFERLDDMKVEQVMKEDIPFLKLEDSFAKALEMTIDHPFICAVNEEGYFEGILTRRAILKLLNKKVRQHNR; translated from the coding sequence ATGATTAGTATTCCGAAAGACGAATTTCAACAAATTCTTGTGAAGGATTTAATGATTTCATCGGAAAAAGTAGCTCATGTCCAAATTGGAAATGGTTTAGAACATGCTTTACTCGTTCTTGTGAAATCTGGATATTCGGCGATACCTGTCTTAGATCCAATGTATAAATTACATGGTTTGATTAGTACTGCCATGATATTAGATGGTATGTTAGGATTAGAGCGTATTGAGTTTGAAAGACTTGATGATATGAAAGTAGAGCAGGTGATGAAGGAAGATATACCTTTTCTTAAATTAGAAGATTCATTTGCAAAAGCTTTAGAAATGACAATTGATCATCCTTTTATTTGTGCTGTTAATGAAGAAGGCTATTTTGAGGGGATTTTAACACGTCGTGCTATTTTAAAATTGTTGAATAAGAAAGTAAGGCAACATAATCGATAA
- the abbA gene encoding antirepressor AbbA gives MQREVVLTKEEESLLLDILFQQNYASEILAVELTDIENGLKQTDVMQYKKITRLFYRLKNKGY, from the coding sequence ATGCAAAGGGAAGTTGTTTTAACGAAGGAAGAAGAAAGTTTACTACTAGATATTTTATTTCAGCAAAATTATGCAAGTGAAATTTTAGCTGTGGAACTTACAGATATTGAGAATGGTTTGAAACAGACGGATGTGATGCAATATAAAAAAATTACAAGGTTATTTTACAGATTAAAAAATAAAGGGTATTAA
- a CDS encoding ribonuclease H-like YkuK family protein: MDGAHKFYNVSERHLNFDMVFSRICSFIEKDPRNLYRLSIGTDSQAHQKDTRFITAIHIHRVGKGAWGCLHHRSVKDKPATLREKIYLETQFSQEIACLFTPTHIQTIWELLHPYAQDGAGFIMEIHLDIGNDGLTKEFILDMTEKIRAMGLTAKIKPDAYAAFSYANRYTK, from the coding sequence GTGGACGGTGCACATAAATTTTACAATGTTTCAGAGAGACATTTAAATTTTGATATGGTCTTTAGCCGTATTTGTAGTTTCATTGAAAAGGATCCACGAAATTTATATCGATTATCCATTGGGACAGACTCGCAAGCACATCAAAAGGATACGAGGTTTATTACAGCAATCCATATTCATCGTGTTGGAAAAGGTGCCTGGGGTTGTTTACACCATAGATCAGTAAAAGATAAGCCAGCAACCTTACGTGAGAAAATATATTTAGAAACGCAGTTTAGTCAAGAAATCGCATGTCTATTTACACCTACTCATATACAAACAATATGGGAGTTATTGCATCCTTATGCTCAAGATGGGGCTGGATTCATAATGGAAATTCATTTAGACATTGGGAATGATGGTTTAACAAAGGAATTTATTTTAGATATGACAGAAAAAATTCGAGCGATGGGATTAACTGCAAAAATTAAGCCGGATGCTTATGCGGCGTTTAGCTATGCAAATCGATATACGAAATGA
- a CDS encoding YkuJ family protein yields the protein MSLLQGILTRLVSLQEQAESGEVAQRYFEVNGERKCSVKFFDKSEMYELEVYQQGEKPQVYQFDNIDMVAIEIYDIIS from the coding sequence ATGTCTCTACTCCAAGGAATTTTAACTCGACTTGTTAGTCTACAAGAACAAGCTGAAAGCGGTGAAGTAGCACAACGCTATTTTGAAGTGAACGGTGAGCGCAAATGTAGCGTGAAATTTTTCGATAAAAGTGAAATGTATGAGTTAGAAGTGTATCAACAAGGTGAAAAACCTCAAGTGTACCAATTCGATAATATCGACATGGTTGCAATTGAGATTTACGATATCATTTCTTGA
- a CDS encoding glutaredoxin family protein, protein MKKIEVYTQPDCPPCVIVKEFLKHNNVAYEEFDVKKDAAARNRLLNDYDSYSTPTVVIDGEVVAGFQIEKLQKLLNIE, encoded by the coding sequence ATGAAAAAAATTGAGGTTTATACACAACCTGATTGTCCGCCATGTGTTATTGTTAAAGAATTTTTGAAGCATAATAACGTTGCATATGAAGAATTTGACGTAAAAAAAGACGCTGCTGCTCGCAATCGTCTTTTAAACGACTATGATTCTTATTCAACTCCAACAGTCGTAATTGATGGCGAAGTAGTTGCAGGTTTTCAAATTGAAAAGTTACAAAAACTACTCAATATAGAATAG
- a CDS encoding DUF3993 domain-containing protein — MRKYGIWLVLFVCVAFLVGYSVTTVLGKEEVKVDRKEVFTTIQKGYETQFSIRGKHLPMNKMIETLSPYFTDNFLQVFTDENSRSDKQSGEYLLPAKEAPFSFNSETKISYDEEHKNLYVYERTKSGQYQIVTLKRDQDKWKLAGYHESQELLTEIKRLQQL, encoded by the coding sequence ATGAGGAAATATGGAATATGGCTTGTTCTATTTGTATGTGTTGCCTTTCTAGTTGGTTATAGTGTTACGACTGTTTTAGGGAAAGAGGAAGTGAAAGTTGATCGGAAAGAAGTATTTACAACGATACAAAAAGGTTATGAAACCCAGTTTTCAATTCGTGGGAAGCATTTGCCGATGAATAAGATGATAGAGACGTTATCACCGTATTTTACAGATAATTTCCTTCAAGTGTTTACAGATGAAAATAGCAGAAGTGATAAACAAAGTGGTGAATATTTACTTCCGGCAAAAGAAGCACCGTTTTCTTTTAATTCAGAAACGAAAATATCGTATGATGAAGAACATAAAAATTTATATGTATATGAGCGGACAAAAAGTGGACAATATCAAATTGTAACATTGAAAAGGGATCAAGATAAATGGAAGTTAGCAGGATATCATGAAAGTCAGGAACTCTTAACTGAAATAAAAAGGTTGCAACAATTATAA
- a CDS encoding EAL domain-containing protein: MIDALDVMSNLDKVLPYYQAIFSADEHTVIGYEVVGRIQTEEGIQSLASFFHDDSIPSEFQLEADNIIVEKALNRYLESDQKLLLFIHRNANVLMNDDDESLLQLLLRYEEQGLNLKQIVLEITEHECKEDIEQFNHLLMYYRTYGIQISINKVGTGTSNLERISVLAPDILKVDLTNLRQTALLQSYQDILYSLSLLARRIGATLLYEEIDAFYQLQYAWKNGGRYYQGNYLKECLPDFIETNVLKERLGNECHQFIQHEKKKLQKIYNLTEMLRDRIGDVLSKQKKNEDINDWLLQFSQSVSQCSFRIFICNEDGFQQSGNVMKKDGEWIVMPDYYMKNWSWRPYFLENIMKMRFENKARLSDLYADIETGEMVRTFSFPIDDDNFLFIDLSYEYLYEEDVLF; this comes from the coding sequence TTGATAGATGCATTAGATGTAATGAGTAACTTGGATAAAGTCCTTCCTTATTATCAAGCTATTTTTAGTGCTGATGAGCATACTGTAATTGGATATGAAGTAGTAGGACGTATTCAAACAGAAGAGGGCATACAAAGTTTAGCTTCTTTCTTTCACGATGATTCGATTCCAAGTGAATTTCAACTGGAAGCGGATAATATTATAGTAGAAAAAGCTTTAAATCGTTATTTAGAAAGCGATCAAAAATTATTATTATTTATACATCGGAATGCTAATGTATTAATGAATGATGATGATGAAAGCTTGCTTCAACTTTTATTGAGGTATGAAGAACAAGGTTTAAATTTAAAACAAATTGTTTTAGAGATTACAGAACATGAATGTAAAGAAGATATAGAGCAATTTAATCATTTGCTTATGTATTATCGTACATATGGTATTCAAATTTCGATTAATAAAGTCGGAACGGGCACAAGTAATTTAGAGCGTATTAGCGTGTTAGCACCTGATATTTTAAAAGTAGATTTAACGAATTTAAGGCAAACAGCACTTTTACAATCTTATCAAGATATTTTATATTCTTTATCATTACTTGCTAGAAGAATTGGTGCAACTTTGTTATATGAAGAAATAGATGCTTTTTATCAACTGCAATATGCTTGGAAGAACGGCGGAAGATATTATCAAGGTAATTATTTGAAAGAATGTTTACCTGATTTTATTGAAACGAATGTTTTGAAAGAGCGACTTGGTAATGAATGTCATCAGTTTATTCAGCATGAAAAGAAGAAGTTACAAAAAATTTATAATTTGACAGAGATGTTACGCGATCGCATTGGCGATGTTTTATCAAAACAAAAAAAGAATGAAGATATAAATGATTGGTTATTACAATTTAGTCAAAGTGTATCACAGTGTAGTTTTCGTATATTTATTTGTAATGAAGATGGTTTCCAACAATCAGGAAATGTTATGAAAAAAGATGGAGAATGGATTGTGATGCCGGATTATTATATGAAGAACTGGAGTTGGCGCCCGTATTTTCTCGAGAATATCATGAAAATGCGTTTTGAGAATAAGGCAAGGCTTTCAGATTTATATGCAGATATCGAAACGGGCGAAATGGTACGAACATTTTCTTTCCCAATAGATGATGACAACTTTTTATTTATAGATTTATCTTATGAATATTTATATGAAGAAGATGTTTTATTTTAA
- the fadH gene encoding 2,4-dienoyl-CoA reductase — protein sequence MKEKVVIITGGSSGMGKGMATRFAKEGARVVITGRTKEKLEETKLEIEQFPGQVLPVQMDVRNTDDIQKMIEQIDEKFGRIDVLINNAAGNFICPAEDLSVNGWNSVINIVLNGTFYCSHAVGKYWIEKGIKGNIINMVATYAWDAGPGVIHSAAAKAGVLAMTKTLAVEWGRKYGIRVNAIAPGPIERTGGADKLWISEEMAKRTIQSVPLGRLGTPEEIAGLAYYLCSDEAAYINGTCMTMDGGQHLHQYPF from the coding sequence GTGAAAGAGAAGGTAGTTATTATAACAGGTGGATCGAGTGGAATGGGAAAAGGAATGGCGACTCGTTTTGCAAAAGAAGGGGCACGAGTTGTTATTACAGGACGTACAAAGGAAAAACTAGAGGAAACAAAGTTGGAAATTGAACAATTTCCGGGGCAAGTATTACCTGTACAAATGGATGTAAGAAATACGGATGACATTCAGAAAATGATTGAACAGATTGATGAGAAGTTTGGTCGAATTGATGTTTTAATAAATAATGCAGCTGGAAACTTTATTTGTCCAGCAGAAGATTTATCTGTGAATGGTTGGAATTCAGTCATTAATATTGTGTTAAACGGTACATTTTACTGTAGCCATGCTGTCGGAAAATATTGGATTGAAAAAGGTATAAAAGGGAATATCATTAACATGGTAGCAACATATGCATGGGATGCAGGTCCAGGAGTTATTCATTCGGCTGCAGCGAAGGCAGGGGTATTAGCGATGACGAAGACGCTCGCTGTTGAGTGGGGACGTAAATATGGAATACGAGTTAACGCTATCGCGCCAGGACCAATTGAACGTACGGGCGGTGCTGATAAATTATGGATTTCAGAAGAAATGGCTAAGCGTACGATACAAAGTGTTCCGCTTGGAAGGCTGGGTACGCCAGAAGAAATCGCTGGTCTAGCTTATTATTTATGCTCAGATGAAGCTGCGTACATAAATGGAACTTGCATGACAATGGATGGAGGACAACATTTACATCAATATCCATTTTAA
- a CDS encoding metallophosphoesterase — protein sequence MKHITRRNFLKIGMRTCLYSFITSGIGYYYAKYIEPHFISFTQHTLKSQLIPKSFHGMKILQFSDLHLGYYFSLQHLSQVVSKINAVNPDIVLFTGDLIDNYQTYTDTPFVASILKNIQAPFGKFAIYGNHDHGGYGTEYYEHIMRESGFELLLNNEKRIRLMDNSEISIFGLDDILLGKPKIEKTLEHARQNTYNIVLVHEPDIAPQVSRYPINLQLSGHSHGGQVQIPFLGAIITPSLAKDYIEGFYTIQDLTLYVNRGLGRTRVPFRFMSKPEITLFTLQHS from the coding sequence ATGAAGCACATTACAAGAAGAAATTTTTTAAAAATTGGTATGCGCACTTGTCTCTATTCATTTATAACCAGTGGCATTGGATACTACTATGCTAAATATATAGAACCCCATTTCATTTCTTTTACACAGCACACATTAAAATCACAACTCATCCCAAAAAGTTTTCATGGTATGAAAATTCTTCAATTCAGCGATTTACATCTTGGATACTATTTCTCGCTTCAACATTTATCTCAAGTTGTTTCTAAAATTAATGCTGTAAATCCAGATATTGTCCTTTTTACTGGAGATCTCATTGATAATTACCAAACGTATACTGACACTCCTTTCGTTGCATCCATTTTAAAAAATATACAAGCCCCCTTCGGTAAATTCGCTATTTATGGTAACCATGATCACGGTGGATATGGAACTGAATACTATGAGCACATCATGCGTGAATCTGGATTTGAACTATTGCTAAATAATGAAAAAAGAATTCGTCTAATGGATAATAGTGAGATTTCTATTTTCGGTCTCGATGATATACTACTAGGCAAACCCAAAATAGAGAAAACATTAGAGCATGCACGACAAAATACTTATAACATTGTTCTTGTTCACGAACCAGATATCGCGCCCCAAGTTTCCAGATATCCAATCAACTTGCAACTTTCTGGTCATAGCCACGGCGGACAAGTACAAATTCCTTTTTTAGGAGCTATTATTACACCATCACTCGCCAAAGACTATATTGAAGGCTTCTATACAATTCAAGATTTAACTCTCTATGTTAATCGAGGCCTAGGAAGAACGCGTGTTCCATTCCGTTTTATGTCAAAACCTGAAATTACACTTTTTACACTCCAACATTCGTAA
- a CDS encoding Ppx/GppA family phosphatase — translation MFLKFDNERVRSLKEILKQQYAIIDIGSNTMRLVIYEKQNGGFYKEIENTKVVARLRNYLIDGVLNEEGIEVLLQTLFQFQESTRFHQLHHVLCVATATIRQSENQEEIKKLIEGQTDFTLRVLSEYEEARYGYLAVMNSTSFSEGITVDIGGGSTEVTYFRNREILEYHSFPFGALSLKQQFIKGDIPTKDELEGMQHYLEFQFQTLPWFINKKLPLIAIGGSARNLVKIHQNLICYPIAGLHLYKMKEEDIENVKDELEKLSFIELQKLEGLAKDRADTIIPAVEVFHTLVNVIEAPAFVLSRKGLREGVFYEELTKDLGISYYPNVVEESLHLLSHEYEMDMEFVIQLIKHGRLICKQLEEIGLISMSVKDWEVFHQAAKVFNIGKYIDEEASRLHTFYLLANKTIDGMMHKDRVRLALIASYKSKMLFKQHLSPFEGWFDKSEQKKIRLLGAVLQFSAALNARQRSLVETISITESKEALTFKVLCEQSALAEKVQAEKQKKQLERVLKTNINLLFELKH, via the coding sequence ATGTTTTTGAAATTTGATAATGAAAGAGTGAGAAGTTTGAAAGAAATATTAAAACAACAGTATGCCATTATAGATATTGGATCTAATACAATGCGTTTAGTTATTTATGAAAAGCAAAATGGAGGTTTTTATAAAGAGATTGAAAATACGAAAGTGGTTGCTAGGTTAAGGAATTACTTAATTGATGGTGTGTTGAATGAAGAGGGAATAGAAGTATTATTACAGACATTATTTCAATTTCAAGAAAGTACAAGGTTCCATCAGTTGCATCATGTACTTTGTGTTGCAACAGCAACAATTAGACAGTCTGAGAATCAAGAGGAAATTAAAAAGCTTATTGAAGGACAAACGGACTTTACTCTTAGAGTATTATCAGAATATGAGGAAGCGCGTTACGGATACTTGGCGGTTATGAATTCTACATCGTTTTCAGAAGGAATAACGGTAGATATTGGTGGGGGAAGTACGGAAGTTACATACTTTAGAAATAGAGAGATTTTAGAGTACCATAGTTTTCCTTTTGGGGCACTTTCTTTAAAGCAACAATTTATTAAAGGTGACATTCCTACTAAAGATGAGTTAGAGGGAATGCAACATTATTTAGAATTTCAATTTCAAACGTTACCATGGTTCATCAATAAGAAATTGCCTCTTATTGCAATTGGTGGTAGTGCGAGGAACTTAGTAAAAATCCATCAAAATTTAATATGTTATCCTATAGCAGGATTACATTTATACAAGATGAAAGAAGAAGATATTGAAAATGTAAAAGATGAGTTGGAAAAATTGTCGTTCATAGAACTTCAGAAATTGGAAGGATTGGCAAAAGATCGAGCGGATACGATTATTCCAGCGGTTGAAGTATTTCATACACTTGTTAATGTTATAGAGGCACCGGCATTTGTATTAAGTAGAAAAGGATTAAGAGAAGGTGTTTTCTATGAAGAGTTGACAAAAGATTTGGGGATTTCATATTATCCGAACGTAGTTGAAGAAAGTTTGCATTTACTATCACATGAATACGAAATGGACATGGAATTTGTTATTCAACTTATTAAACATGGAAGACTAATTTGCAAACAACTTGAGGAAATAGGGCTTATTTCTATGTCAGTAAAAGACTGGGAAGTATTCCATCAAGCAGCGAAAGTATTTAATATAGGCAAATATATAGACGAAGAAGCGAGCCGTTTACATACGTTTTATTTATTGGCGAATAAGACAATTGATGGCATGATGCATAAAGATAGAGTGAGGTTAGCGCTTATTGCATCTTATAAATCAAAAATGCTATTTAAACAACATTTATCTCCATTTGAAGGTTGGTTTGATAAAAGTGAACAAAAAAAAATCCGTCTATTAGGAGCTGTTTTACAATTTTCAGCTGCTTTAAATGCAAGGCAACGATCGCTTGTTGAAACCATATCTATAACAGAAAGCAAAGAGGCATTAACGTTTAAAGTTTTATGTGAACAGTCTGCATTAGCAGAAAAAGTGCAAGCTGAAAAACAAAAAAAACAGTTAGAAAGAGTATTAAAAACGAATATTAACTTGTTATTTGAACTAAAACATTAG